The following proteins come from a genomic window of Phacochoerus africanus isolate WHEZ1 chromosome 9, ROS_Pafr_v1, whole genome shotgun sequence:
- the LOC125136369 gene encoding LOW QUALITY PROTEIN: olfactory receptor 11H6-like (The sequence of the model RefSeq protein was modified relative to this genomic sequence to represent the inferred CDS: deleted 1 base in 1 codon): protein MSVSEANNISGSVREFILLGFPCRRDIQILLFVMFSLIYLLTLLGNTSIICAVWSSRKLHTPMYTLLANFSFLEICYVSSDVPKMLANIISQTKSISYAGCLLQFYFFFSMCAAEGYFLSVMSFDRFLAICRPLHYPTIMTHHLCARLVVFCWAGGFLSMLMPAVLMSQVPFCGPNIIDHFFCDLGPLLALSCAPVPKTTLTCATVSSLIIFVTFLYILGSYTLVLRAVLRVPAGSGRNKAFSTCASHLLVVSLFYGSVMVMYMSPGSRTHPGTQKFVTLFCCMATSFFNPLIYSLRNKDMKDALKKVLGASSKEIL from the exons ATGAGTGTCTCAGAAGCCAATAACATCTCTGGGTCTGTGCGTGAGTTCATTCTCCTGGGCTTCCCCTGCCGCAGAGACATCCAGATCCTCCTCTTTGTCATGTTCTCCCTCATCTACCTTCTG ACCCTCCTGGGGAACACATCCATTATCTGTGCCGTGTGGTCAAGCCGGAaactccacacacccatgtacacCCTCCTGGCTAACTTCTCCTTCCTAGAAATCTGCTATGTCAGTTCTGACGTGCCCAAAATGTTGGCCAACATCATCTCCCAGACCAAGAGCATCTCCTATGCTGGCTGTCTGCTCCAGTTCTACTTCTTCTTCTCCATGTGTGCTGCTGAGGGTTACTTTCTGTCTGTGATGTCTTTTGATAGGTTCCTTGCCATCTGTCGACCTCTGCATTACCCCACTATCATGACTCATCATCTCTGTGCCCGATTAGTGGTTTTCTGCTGGGCTGGTGGCTTTCTATCTATGCTGATGCCTGCAGTTCTCATGTCCCAGGTGCCCTTCTGTGGCCCTAACATCATTGACCATTTTTTCTGTGACCTGGGACCATTGCTGGCACTGTCCTGTGCCCCAGTTCCCAAAACTACTCTAACTTGTGCTACTGTAAGCTCTCTTATCATCTTTGTCACCTTTCTCTACATTCTTGGGTCCTACACCTTGGTTTTGCGAGCTGTACTTCGGGTTCCAGCTGGCTCAGGCAGGAACAAAGCTTTTTCTACATGTGCCTCCCATTTATTGGTGGTTTCACTGTTCTATGGCTCAGTCATGGTAATGTACATGAGTCCAGGCTCCAGGACCCATCCTGGGACACAGAAATTTGTAACCTTATTTTGCTGCATGGCAACCTCATTCTTTAATCCTCTGATCTACAGCCTTAGGAACAAAGATATGAAAGATGCACTAAAGAAAGTCCTGGGTGCATCATcaaaagaaattctttaa